Proteins from one Doryrhamphus excisus isolate RoL2022-K1 chromosome 19, RoL_Dexc_1.0, whole genome shotgun sequence genomic window:
- the gzf1 gene encoding GDNF-inducible zinc finger protein 1 encodes MMGTGVVQLTSTSHHEHILDSLHHLRLQGHLSDVTVQVEHRGDVQVFQAHQVILAASSGYFKNILLAQDAARDNIPLSNMQPGDFSTFLEFIYTGKLVVTQSKLVDIEEVAKLLDCKELLKICRAAISAGLLQEPTSYGPKSDTEETRAGECVASKSGSRKRRKPAPKVSEQLLKTNLMETDNEKARTGEDEVVCGKTSHGDLKEADKVSEEEEVGAPTETDESWPPSPPVDAIDVAPDDEVSASLYDGEEPLLSTGEEDEEEENGLPKRKARFLCNSCQRAFFYERCYMKHVSTYHGVKADLVYRCKTCMQTFSNRSNLKIHEKHVHSTERRFSCDVCAKTFKRKKDVVRHYQQVHDPQYHQCPDCGKSLSSKASLELHKKTHSGIKPFACSECGARFTQNSALKMHQRVHTGEKPFYCDKCDARFSQKSMLVYHKRSHTGERPFMCEACGKSFASKEYLRNHSNIHTGTKPFKCEQCGRCFAQRNSLRQHLTIHTGERPYACTFCNKQFTQLNALQRHQRIHTGEKPYMCGMCSRTFSDKSTLRRHTATHDSSAPWKNYLVVLEGNVEEKKSKVASKAPTQGKKTPSKKDEAQVCKTNTEAVVVAEPVALPSEWAGHEAIALVSHTHLGGITVIHTEVPLGTRLQSVVTPDSTDASVMTVDGPTAPIPLTEPETSISSVLEAAASQAVLASVCETPAQARVIEPDIQTVIVKDNTCDDVQKIADKPLDDMKS; translated from the exons ATGATGGGTACCGGAGTGGTCCAGCTCACCTCAACGTCTCACCACGAGCACATCCTGGACTCCCTGCACCACCTGAGGCTGCAGGGGCACCTCAGTGACGTCACCGTACAGGTGGAACACCGTGGAGACGTTCAGGTTTTCCAGGCGCACCAGGTGATCCTCGCCGCCTCCAGTGGCTACTTCAAGAACATCCTCCTCGCCCAGGACGCTGCCCGGGACAACATCCCGCTCTCCAACATGCAACCTGGAGACTTTTCCACGTTTTTGGAATTCATTTACACAGGGAAATTAGTTGTCACTCAGAGCAAGCTAGTGGACATCGAAGAGGTGGCGAAGCTTTTGGACTGCAAGGAGCTCTTGAAGATCTGCCGTGCCGCCATAAGCGCCGGGCTCCTGCAGGAGCCAACCAGTTATGGACCCAAGTCGGATACCGAAGAGACTCGAGCAGGAGAGTGTGTGGCTTCCAAAAGCGGCAGCAGGAAGAGACGCAAACCTGCTCCAAAAGTCTCTGAGCAGCTTTTGAAAACAAATCTCATGGAGACGGATAATGAGAAGGCAAGAACGGGCGAGGATGAGGTCGTCTGTGGAAAAACGAGCCACGGGGATTTGAAGGAAGCTGATAAAGTgtcagaggaggaggaagtgggagCTCCGACAGAAACCGACGAGTCATGGCCGCCATCGCCTCCCGTGGACGCCATCGACGTAGCACCTGATGATGAGGTCTCGGCGAGTCTGTATGACGGCGAGGAACCCTTATTATCAACGggagaggaagatgaggaggaagagaacGGACTGCCAAAAAGGAAGGCTCGTTTCCTGTGCAACAGCTGCCAGCGGGCCTTCTTCTACGAGAGATGCTACATGAAGCACGTCAG CACCTACCACGGAGTCAAAGCGGACCTGGTCTACCGCTGCAAGACCTGCATGCAAACCTTCTCCAACCGCAGCAACCTGAAGATCCATGAGAAGCACGTGCACAGCACCGAGAGACGGTTCTCCTGCGACGTCTGCGCTAAGACCTTCAAGCGAAAAAAGGACGTGGTCCGCCACTACCAGCAG GTGCACGACCCCCAGTATCACCAGTGCCCCGACTGCGGGAAATCGCTCAGCTCCAAAGCGTCGCTGGAGCTGCACAAGAAGACTCATAGTGGCATCAAACCCTTCGCCTGCAGCGAGTGCGGCGCCCGCTTCACCCAGAACTCGGCCCTCAAAATGCACCAAAG GGTCCACACAGGAGAGAAGCCATTTTACTGTGACAAGTGCGACGCTCGCTTCTCCCAGAAAAGCATGCTGGTGTACCACAAGCGCTCCCACACAG GCGAGAGACCCTTCATGTGCGAGGCCTGTGGGAAGAGCTTTGCCTCCAAAGAGTACCTGAGGAACCATTCCAACATCCACACGGGCACCAAGCCGTTTAAGTGTGAGCAGTGCGGCCGCTGCTTTGCTCAGAGGAACTCGCTACGGCAGCATTTAACCATACACACAG GTGAGCGTCCCTATGCCTGCACGTTTTGCAACAAGCAGTTCACACAGCTCAACGCCCTGCAGAGACACCAGCGCATTCACACCGGCGAGAAGCCCTACATGTGCGGAATGTGCAGCCGCACCTTCTCCGACAAGTCCACGCTTCGCAGGCACACGGCG ACTCATGATTCCAGCGCTCCGTGGAAGAACTACCTGGTGGTCCTGGAAGGCAACGTGGAGGAGAAGAAATCCAAAGTTGCGAGTAAGGCTCCCACGCAGGGGAAAAAGACACCAAGCAAAAAAGACGAAGCTCAAGTATGTAAAACCAACACCGAAGCTGTGGTCGTGGCCGAGCCGGTTGCCCTTCCGTCTGAGTGGGCAGGGCACGAAGCCATTGCCTTGGTCAGCCACACCCACCTGGGCGGGATCACCGTCATCCACACCGAGGTGCCGCTGGGGACTCGGTTGCAGTCCGTGGTGACGCCAGACAGCACGGATGCCAGCGTCATGACTGTGGACGGCCCGACCGCTCCCATCCCCTTAACAGAGCCGGAAACTTCCATATCGTCGGTCCTGGAAGCGGCCGCCTCTCAAGCCGTGTTGGCTTCAGTGTGTGAAACCCCAGCCCAGGCGCGGGTGATAGAACCCGACATTCAGACTGTGATTGTGAAAGACAACACGTGTGATGACGTGCAAAAGATAGCAGACAAGCCTTTGGACGATATGAAGTCGTAG